Proteins from a single region of Carassius carassius chromosome 25, fCarCar2.1, whole genome shotgun sequence:
- the LOC132104549 gene encoding fish-egg lectin-like, producing MKVYQSVLLLFCCQFLRTLALECSVINGNLKQIDAGSGSVVGVNNINEVFVLIDNVFTKISGSLKHFSVGPAGQLGVNQANNIFKFQSGSFIQFPGLLKQVDAGGDQIIAGVNMNDDIFCLNMDANNKWPSSTTPWVQLNGKLKYYSCGPYSCWGVNRNDQIYIMKDVSSNVCPGSNSFKNIPGLLSMIEVATDGSVFGVNYQGNLYQRTEVTRSNPEGSDWISMVACPNGHKHVSFDLGVLWVVCVDGSIRKCTL from the exons ATGAAGGTTTATCAGAGCGTCCTGCTACTCTTCTGCTGCCAGTTTCTTCGCACTCTGG CTTTAGAGTGCTCTGTGATAAACGGTAACCTGAAGCAGATAGACGCTGGCTCTGGCTCAGTGGTTGGAGTGAACAATATTAATGAAGTGTTCGTTCTGATTGATAATGTCTTCACAAAGATCAGCGGGTCTCTAAAGCACTTCAGTGTTGGTCCTGCTGGTCAGCTGGGGGTTAACCAAGCAAACAACATCTTTAAGTTTCAGAGTGGCAGTTTCATTCAGTTTCCAG gGCTTCTCAAACAGGTGGATGCTGGAGGTGATCAGATCATTGCAGGTGTCAATATGAATGATGACATATTCTGTTTAAATATGGATGCTAACAACAAATGGCCATCCAGCACCACTCCTTGGGTTCAACTTAATGGAAAGCTTAAGTACTACAGCTGTGGTCCGTACAGCTGTTGGGGAGTGAACCGCAATGACCAAATCTACATCATGAAG GATGTGTCTAGCAATGTCTGTCCTGGGTCCAACAGTTTTAAGAATATTCCTGGACTTCTATCCATGATTGAAGTAGCCACTGATGGCAGCGTCTTTGGTGTCAACTATCAAGGGAACTTATACCAAAG AACAGAAGTCACTCGCTCCAATCCCGAAGGCTCAGACTGGATCTCAATGGTTGCCTGTCCCAATGGTCACAAGCATGTGAGCTTTGACCTGGGAGTGCTGTGGGTCGTGTGTGTTGACGGCTCGATCCGTAAATGTACTTTATAA